From a region of the Haloferax volcanii DS2 genome:
- a CDS encoding MaoC family dehydratase, with protein MLSGFVRGNSCHTRRSTGTVLSRSVTRTSMTALYYEEFEVGRTIEHEKRRTVSESDNQRFCDMTMNQQPLHLDAEFAADSQFGERLVNGLYTMSLAVGLSVPDTTDGTIVANLSYDDVSHPNPVFHGDTLRAQTTVLDKRETSDGERGVVTMKVEAFNQDDDLVCEFERTALSLKREFAADADDA; from the coding sequence TTGTTATCTGGTTTCGTTCGGGGCAATAGTTGTCACACGAGGCGGTCGACCGGCACGGTTTTATCACGGTCTGTCACACGCACCAGTATGACCGCTCTGTACTACGAGGAGTTCGAGGTCGGCCGGACCATCGAACACGAGAAGCGCCGCACCGTCTCGGAGTCGGACAACCAGCGCTTCTGCGACATGACGATGAACCAGCAGCCGCTCCACCTCGACGCCGAGTTCGCGGCCGACTCGCAGTTCGGCGAGCGACTGGTCAACGGCCTCTACACGATGAGCCTCGCGGTCGGTCTCTCGGTTCCCGACACGACAGACGGGACCATCGTGGCGAACCTCAGCTACGACGACGTGTCCCACCCGAACCCGGTGTTCCACGGCGACACGCTCCGCGCGCAGACGACCGTCCTCGACAAGCGTGAGACCTCCGACGGCGAGCGCGGCGTGGTGACGATGAAAGTCGAGGCGTTCAATCAGGACGACGACCTCGTCTGCGAGTTCGAGCGGACAGCGCTGTCGCTGAAACGCGAGTTCGCCGCCGACGCGGACGACGCCTGA
- the pyrB gene encoding aspartate carbamoyltransferase, translating to MRQDHLISASHLSREDIEAVLDRAADIDADPAAFRQRHAGKVLGLCFFEPSTRTRMSFDSAMKRLGGQTVDMGPVESSSVKKGETLADTVRVVEGYADALVLRHPSEGAATMAAEFVDVPLVNAGDGAGQHPSQTLLDLYTIRENAGLDDLTIGIMGDLKYGRTVHSLAEALTNFDASQHFISPESLRLPRNVRYDLHASGAQVREHTELDEVLPELDVLYVTRIQRERFPDENEYRKVAGQYQIDSETLDAAADDLTIMHPLPRVDEISPDIDDTDHATYFEQAHNGIPVRMALLDILLSQDR from the coding sequence ATGCGTCAGGACCACCTCATCTCCGCGTCGCACCTCTCGCGGGAGGACATCGAGGCGGTGCTCGACCGCGCGGCCGACATCGACGCCGACCCGGCCGCGTTCCGGCAGCGACACGCCGGAAAGGTTCTCGGGCTCTGTTTCTTCGAGCCGAGCACGCGAACTCGGATGAGCTTCGACTCCGCGATGAAACGCCTCGGCGGCCAGACCGTCGATATGGGACCGGTCGAGTCGTCGTCGGTCAAGAAGGGCGAGACGCTCGCCGACACCGTCCGCGTGGTCGAGGGCTACGCCGACGCGCTCGTGCTCCGCCACCCGAGCGAGGGCGCGGCCACGATGGCCGCCGAGTTCGTCGACGTGCCGCTCGTCAACGCGGGCGACGGCGCGGGCCAGCACCCGAGCCAGACCCTCCTCGACCTCTACACCATCCGAGAGAACGCCGGCCTCGACGACCTCACCATCGGCATCATGGGCGACCTGAAGTACGGCCGAACGGTCCACTCGCTGGCCGAGGCGCTGACGAACTTCGACGCCAGCCAGCACTTCATCAGCCCCGAGAGCCTGCGACTCCCCCGAAACGTCCGCTACGACCTCCACGCCTCGGGCGCGCAGGTCAGAGAACACACCGAACTCGACGAGGTGCTCCCCGAACTCGACGTGCTCTACGTGACGCGCATCCAGCGCGAGCGCTTCCCCGACGAAAACGAGTACCGCAAGGTCGCGGGACAGTACCAAATCGACTCGGAGACGCTGGACGCGGCGGCGGACGACCTCACTATCATGCACCCGCTCCCCCGCGTGGACGAGATTTCTCCGGACATCGACGACACCGACCACGCGACGTACTTCGAACAGGCTCACAACGGCATCCCGGTCCGGATGGCGCTTCTGGACATCCTCCTCTCCCAAGACCGATGA
- a CDS encoding ATP-binding response regulator: MQPDSSIRVLSADGDRAISRAVQRAVSEAAVDEAATLDAARRALDGDAYDCLVLGAGFSDGDGLSLLRELRATDDDLPVVVLAPGDADHAVTELVDLGIDAYLDRAAVLRRAARADSDDSDDSDDSDDTDSDTPAGASPDDELGSRVRRLACEHRKARVAIDALDDVFYVYDGEGHLVSWNERLSELTGLTDADLAGMSADAFFHEADRPAVKRAVEEAIRTGTTVVEARLPTDDGMLLFQLTGRRLTKPNGEVVGFCGVGRDITTHRQHEEQLAQQNERLGEFARVLSHDLRNPLSVAIGFLDLERETNDSEHLERVATSLTRISDIVNDVLTAARRGTAVVEFTPVAVEAVARRAWDTVETGNAALVVESTATIHADPGRLQRLFENLFRNSVEHGTADGRASPLAVRVTASPADGTVAVEDDGTGIDAAIVTRVFERGFTTSAEGTGFGLDIVRSLAEAHGWSVSVGSASTGGARFEFAGVEFAGEDHCCPASAARKSGSDDS, translated from the coding sequence ATGCAACCAGATTCCTCGATTCGCGTCCTCTCCGCCGACGGCGACCGCGCGATTTCCCGCGCCGTCCAGCGGGCGGTCTCGGAGGCCGCCGTCGATGAAGCCGCGACGCTCGACGCCGCCCGTCGCGCCCTCGACGGCGACGCGTACGACTGTCTCGTCCTCGGCGCAGGATTCTCCGACGGCGACGGCCTCTCGCTGCTCCGTGAGCTTCGCGCGACCGACGACGACCTCCCGGTGGTCGTCCTCGCGCCCGGCGACGCCGACCACGCCGTGACGGAACTGGTCGATTTGGGTATCGACGCCTACCTCGACCGTGCGGCGGTCCTGCGGAGGGCGGCGCGCGCCGACAGTGACGATAGCGACGATAGCGACGATAGCGACGACACCGACAGCGACACCCCCGCGGGCGCATCTCCTGACGACGAACTCGGGTCGCGCGTCCGGCGACTCGCCTGCGAACACCGCAAGGCGCGGGTCGCCATCGACGCGCTCGACGACGTGTTCTACGTCTACGACGGCGAGGGACACCTCGTCTCGTGGAACGAGCGGCTCTCGGAGCTCACCGGCCTAACGGACGCCGACCTCGCCGGGATGTCGGCCGACGCGTTCTTCCACGAGGCCGACCGCCCGGCGGTCAAACGCGCCGTCGAGGAGGCCATCCGAACGGGGACGACGGTCGTCGAAGCGCGGTTGCCGACCGACGACGGCATGCTGTTGTTCCAACTCACCGGCCGTCGGCTCACGAAACCGAACGGCGAGGTCGTCGGCTTCTGCGGCGTCGGGCGCGATATCACGACCCACCGACAGCACGAAGAACAGCTCGCACAGCAAAACGAGCGACTGGGCGAGTTCGCGCGAGTTCTCTCGCACGACCTGCGAAACCCGCTTTCCGTCGCAATCGGCTTTCTCGACCTCGAACGAGAGACCAACGACTCCGAACATCTCGAACGGGTCGCGACCTCGTTGACCCGCATCAGCGACATCGTCAACGACGTGTTGACCGCGGCCCGCCGCGGAACGGCGGTCGTCGAGTTCACGCCCGTCGCCGTCGAGGCGGTCGCCCGACGCGCGTGGGACACGGTCGAGACGGGCAACGCGGCACTCGTCGTCGAGTCGACCGCGACGATTCACGCCGACCCCGGTCGGCTCCAGCGACTGTTCGAGAACCTGTTTCGGAATTCCGTGGAACACGGGACCGCGGACGGCCGAGCCTCGCCGCTGGCCGTCCGCGTTACCGCGTCGCCGGCAGACGGGACGGTCGCGGTCGAAGACGACGGGACCGGCATCGACGCCGCTATCGTCACGCGGGTGTTCGAACGCGGCTTCACCACCTCGGCCGAGGGGACGGGCTTCGGCCTCGATATCGTCCGGTCGCTGGCGGAGGCCCACGGCTGGTCGGTCTCCGTCGGATCGGCGTCGACAGGCGGCGCGAGATTCGAGTTCGCGGGCGTCGAGTTCGCGGGCGAGGACCACTGCTGTCCGGCGAGCGCCGCGCGAAAAAGCGGGTCGGACGACTCCTAA
- a CDS encoding glycoside hydrolase family 10 protein yields the protein MYGVVTRNEEEVDWPEFDRGFYEVKDVTGRAAEPLSNAVNMISCFGDNAAANENPELVPVDGEGNPATRDRTYFDWAYICPTNEKYRAGLLEIVEDAAAANGDVRLDDVGFPRDEYCRCERCTSQFEAWAADRGRDADDEEAWFEWRADVITDFVADAAERVPGRLYLTLYPDPYPGHLYRRAGLDIEALSAHVDEFVVPLYDTNYGTTYWLETIARGFVSLLEPYDADFSLELYAVNVDVDDLIHAIEVADEYAKDVLFGYDASNAAATLRRMTADGSRGKTYHPDDATR from the coding sequence ATGTACGGGGTCGTCACGCGCAACGAGGAGGAAGTCGACTGGCCGGAGTTCGACCGCGGGTTCTACGAGGTCAAAGACGTCACCGGCCGGGCGGCCGAACCGCTTTCGAACGCCGTCAACATGATTTCGTGTTTCGGTGACAACGCCGCCGCCAACGAGAACCCCGAGTTGGTCCCCGTCGACGGCGAGGGGAACCCGGCGACGCGCGACCGCACGTACTTCGACTGGGCGTACATCTGCCCGACGAACGAGAAGTACCGCGCCGGCCTGCTCGAAATCGTCGAAGACGCCGCCGCGGCCAACGGCGACGTGCGCCTCGACGACGTGGGCTTCCCCCGCGACGAGTACTGCCGCTGTGAGCGGTGTACCTCGCAGTTCGAAGCGTGGGCCGCCGACCGCGGCCGCGACGCCGACGACGAAGAGGCGTGGTTCGAGTGGCGCGCCGACGTCATCACCGACTTCGTCGCCGACGCCGCCGAGCGCGTCCCCGGCCGCCTGTATCTCACGCTGTATCCCGACCCCTATCCGGGCCATCTCTACCGCCGCGCCGGCCTCGACATCGAGGCGCTTTCGGCGCACGTCGACGAGTTCGTCGTCCCGCTGTACGACACCAACTACGGGACGACCTACTGGCTCGAAACCATCGCCCGCGGCTTCGTCTCGCTTCTGGAGCCGTACGACGCCGACTTCTCGCTCGAACTGTACGCCGTGAACGTTGACGTCGACGACCTGATTCACGCCATCGAGGTCGCGGACGAGTACGCCAAAGACGTGCTGTTCGGCTACGACGCGAGCAACGCCGCCGCGACGCTCCGGCGGATGACCGCCGACGGGTCGCGCGGGAAGACCTACCACCCCGACGACGCGACCCGCTGA
- the pyrI gene encoding aspartate carbamoyltransferase regulatory subunit, giving the protein MTDDHQLRVSKIRNGTVIDHVAAGQALNVLAILGIDGTSGEAVSVGMNVPSDRLGRKDIVKVEGRELSQSEVDVLSLIAPAASINIVRDYDVVEKNRVVRPDAVASIISCPNRNCISNADEPIQSRFTVLSDGVRCDYCETIVREDEVAANLDVN; this is encoded by the coding sequence ATGACAGACGACCACCAACTCCGCGTCTCGAAGATTCGAAACGGCACCGTCATCGACCACGTCGCCGCGGGGCAGGCGCTCAACGTCCTCGCCATCCTCGGCATCGACGGCACCAGCGGGGAGGCGGTCTCGGTCGGGATGAACGTCCCCTCCGACCGCCTCGGCCGCAAGGACATCGTGAAGGTCGAGGGCCGCGAACTGAGCCAGTCCGAGGTGGACGTGCTGTCGCTCATCGCGCCCGCCGCGAGCATCAACATCGTCCGCGACTACGACGTGGTCGAGAAGAACCGGGTCGTCCGCCCCGACGCCGTCGCGAGCATCATCTCGTGTCCGAACAGAAACTGCATCTCGAACGCCGACGAGCCCATACAGTCCCGCTTTACGGTCCTCTCGGACGGCGTGCGCTGCGACTACTGCGAGACCATCGTCCGCGAGGACGAAGTCGCGGCCAACCTCGACGTGAACTGA
- a CDS encoding acyl-CoA carboxylase subunit beta, protein MKVRIGDGATGDEAEAIANALARHLGTDVNVFVGDGEEAVADAEPPADTFPLDDDMGPTEREEQLREEIADILGGGPEKYKQRLPESGKLFVRDRLELWFPDGLAFEDGKFANFDSWHENSPEVDEADPNTRLPGDGLLTGAAEFEGRDLHVMANDFTVKAGSMARRGVEKFLRMQQRALKTGKPVLYLMDSSGGRIDQQTGFFANREGIGKYYYNHSMLSGYVPQICVLYGPCIAGAAYTPVFADFTVMVEGMSAMAIASPRMVKMVTGEEISMQDLGGARMHTEESGSADLVARDEAHARELVSQLVTYLPDKAGEKPPRAESKPPRYSPDGIDELIPESPNRPYDAHDLIERVVDAESVFELKPDYGKEIVTAFARIDGRPVGIVANQPTERSGAIFPDAAEKAAEFIWTCDAYEIPLLYLCDTPGFMAGSQVEKDAILEKGKKFIYATSSATVPKQTVIVRKAYGAGIYAMGGPAYDPESVIALPSGEIGIMGPEAAINAVYANKLADVDDPEERARMEDELREEYREDIDAHRMASEVVIDEIVPPSTLRDELAARFEFYADVEKSLPDKKHGTVI, encoded by the coding sequence ATGAAGGTCAGAATCGGTGACGGCGCGACCGGCGACGAGGCCGAGGCCATCGCCAACGCGCTGGCGCGACACCTCGGGACGGACGTGAACGTCTTCGTCGGCGACGGCGAGGAGGCCGTCGCGGACGCCGAACCGCCCGCGGACACCTTCCCGCTGGACGACGACATGGGTCCCACCGAGCGCGAGGAGCAACTCCGCGAGGAAATCGCGGACATCCTCGGCGGCGGCCCCGAGAAGTACAAACAGCGCCTGCCGGAGTCGGGAAAGCTGTTCGTCCGCGACCGTCTCGAACTCTGGTTCCCCGACGGACTGGCGTTCGAAGACGGCAAGTTCGCCAACTTCGACTCGTGGCACGAGAACTCCCCCGAGGTCGACGAGGCGGACCCGAACACTCGCCTGCCGGGCGACGGCCTCCTCACGGGAGCCGCCGAGTTCGAGGGCCGCGACCTCCACGTCATGGCCAACGACTTCACCGTCAAGGCCGGGTCGATGGCCCGCCGCGGCGTCGAGAAGTTCCTCCGCATGCAGCAGCGCGCCCTCAAGACCGGCAAGCCGGTGCTCTACCTGATGGACTCCTCGGGCGGCCGCATCGACCAGCAGACCGGCTTCTTCGCCAACCGCGAGGGCATCGGGAAATATTACTACAACCACTCGATGCTCTCGGGGTACGTCCCGCAGATTTGCGTCCTCTACGGGCCGTGTATCGCCGGCGCGGCCTACACGCCCGTCTTCGCCGACTTCACGGTCATGGTCGAGGGGATGTCCGCGATGGCCATCGCCTCGCCGCGCATGGTGAAGATGGTCACCGGCGAGGAGATTTCCATGCAGGACCTCGGCGGCGCGCGGATGCACACCGAGGAGTCCGGGAGCGCCGACCTCGTCGCCCGCGACGAGGCGCACGCCCGCGAACTCGTCTCGCAACTCGTCACCTACCTCCCCGACAAGGCCGGCGAGAAGCCGCCGCGCGCCGAGTCGAAACCGCCGCGGTACTCCCCCGACGGCATCGACGAACTCATCCCCGAGTCACCGAACCGCCCCTACGACGCCCACGACCTCATCGAGCGCGTCGTCGACGCCGAATCGGTGTTCGAACTGAAGCCCGACTACGGGAAGGAAATCGTCACCGCGTTCGCCCGCATCGACGGTCGGCCGGTCGGCATCGTCGCCAACCAGCCCACCGAGCGGTCGGGAGCCATCTTCCCCGACGCCGCCGAGAAGGCCGCGGAGTTCATCTGGACCTGCGACGCCTACGAGATTCCGCTCCTCTACCTCTGTGACACGCCCGGCTTCATGGCCGGGTCGCAGGTCGAAAAGGACGCCATCCTGGAGAAGGGCAAGAAGTTCATCTACGCCACGTCGTCGGCGACGGTGCCCAAGCAGACCGTCATCGTGCGGAAGGCCTACGGCGCGGGCATCTACGCCATGGGCGGCCCCGCCTACGACCCCGAGAGCGTCATCGCGCTCCCCTCGGGCGAAATCGGTATCATGGGCCCCGAAGCCGCCATCAACGCGGTGTACGCGAACAAGCTCGCCGACGTCGACGACCCCGAAGAGCGGGCGCGGATGGAAGACGAACTTCGCGAGGAGTACCGCGAGGACATCGACGCCCACCGGATGGCGAGCGAGGTGGTCATCGACGAAATCGTCCCGCCGTCGACCCTCCGCGACGAGCTTGCGGCCCGCTTCGAGTTCTACGCCGACGTGGAGAAGTCGCTCCCGGACAAGAAGCACGGGACCGTCATCTGA
- a CDS encoding DUF5658 family protein encodes MSHELPLPETSRAALAHAVSDEHVLWTVTMLAFVLDVLTTLYGLGRGLAELNPVVLALIPAFGPVGALISLKLVVLAVAVVAWRVLPSRYRGAIPIGVAVPWGVAGLMNTQLILVTVFG; translated from the coding sequence ATGAGCCACGAACTCCCCCTTCCCGAGACGTCCCGCGCGGCACTCGCACACGCGGTGAGCGACGAGCACGTCCTCTGGACCGTGACGATGCTGGCGTTCGTCCTCGACGTGCTGACGACGCTCTACGGGCTCGGCCGGGGGCTGGCCGAGCTCAACCCCGTGGTCCTCGCGCTCATCCCCGCGTTCGGGCCGGTGGGCGCGCTCATCTCGCTGAAACTCGTCGTCCTCGCGGTCGCGGTCGTCGCGTGGCGCGTCCTCCCGAGTCGCTACCGCGGGGCGATTCCCATCGGCGTGGCCGTCCCGTGGGGCGTCGCCGGGCTGATGAACACGCAACTCATCCTCGTTACGGTGTTCGGGTAG
- a CDS encoding HpcH/HpaI aldolase/citrate lyase family protein → MPRRSVLFSPGDRPELLRKAPGAGADVLVFDLEDAVSPDRKAEAREAVASVLSDPEFDPDAEVAVRVNPGDAGRDDIAAVCAAHPPDSLVVPKATSADDVTSVAGAAREVGADCPVIAIVESAAGVLAAPEVAAAPDTAAVVFGAEDFAADVGATRSEEGTEVLYARERVVVAAAAAGVDAIDTLHVDYRDEAGLREDAAFGRRLGYDGKLAIHPAQVPVINEAFSPDDEDVAWAKKVLRARDEAAREGRGVFGVDGEMIDAPLVKQAENILDRAGESY, encoded by the coding sequence ATGCCCCGACGCAGCGTTCTGTTCTCCCCCGGCGACCGACCCGAGCTACTGCGGAAAGCCCCCGGCGCGGGCGCGGACGTGCTCGTCTTCGACCTCGAAGACGCCGTCTCGCCCGACAGGAAAGCCGAGGCTCGGGAGGCGGTCGCTTCGGTCCTCTCGGACCCCGAGTTCGACCCCGACGCCGAGGTCGCGGTCCGCGTCAACCCCGGCGACGCCGGCCGCGACGACATCGCCGCCGTCTGCGCCGCCCACCCGCCAGATTCGCTCGTCGTCCCGAAGGCGACGAGCGCCGACGACGTGACGAGCGTCGCCGGCGCGGCTCGCGAGGTCGGCGCGGACTGCCCCGTCATCGCCATCGTCGAGAGCGCGGCGGGCGTCCTCGCCGCCCCCGAGGTCGCGGCCGCGCCCGACACCGCTGCCGTCGTCTTCGGCGCGGAGGACTTCGCCGCCGACGTGGGCGCGACCCGGTCCGAGGAGGGAACCGAAGTGCTGTACGCCCGCGAGCGCGTCGTCGTCGCGGCCGCGGCCGCCGGCGTCGACGCCATCGACACGCTCCACGTCGACTATCGGGACGAGGCGGGGCTCCGCGAGGACGCCGCGTTCGGCCGGCGACTCGGCTACGACGGGAAACTCGCCATCCACCCCGCGCAGGTGCCCGTCATCAACGAGGCGTTCTCCCCCGACGACGAGGACGTGGCGTGGGCGAAGAAGGTGCTCCGCGCCCGCGACGAGGCCGCGAGGGAGGGTCGGGGCGTCTTCGGCGTCGACGGCGAGATGATAGACGCCCCGCTCGTCAAACAGGCCGAGAACATTCTCGACCGCGCCGGCGAGTCGTACTGA
- a CDS encoding DoxX family membrane protein produces the protein MAFDGLSARATSVADWAASVAARAPEPTTVARVGLGAMVFAAGVHKLLDPLSWSAYVVPWLAPVLVVSPVTFVLANGVLEVGFGAAIVADRYTAPASAVAAVSLSTTCLYLAVVFVVEGGLFGDVLARDIGLAGLAWAVLIDSLRRPTRTP, from the coding sequence ATGGCTTTCGACGGCCTCTCCGCGCGCGCCACGTCAGTCGCCGACTGGGCCGCCTCGGTCGCCGCCCGGGCCCCCGAACCGACGACCGTCGCCCGGGTCGGCCTCGGCGCGATGGTGTTCGCCGCGGGCGTCCACAAGCTTCTGGACCCGCTTTCGTGGTCGGCGTACGTCGTCCCGTGGCTCGCGCCCGTTCTCGTCGTCTCGCCGGTGACGTTCGTGCTCGCAAACGGCGTTCTCGAAGTCGGCTTCGGCGCGGCCATCGTCGCGGACCGCTACACCGCCCCCGCGAGCGCCGTCGCTGCCGTCTCGCTGTCGACGACGTGTCTCTACCTCGCGGTCGTGTTCGTCGTCGAAGGCGGCCTGTTTGGTGACGTGCTCGCCCGCGACATCGGACTTGCGGGGCTCGCGTGGGCCGTGCTTATCGACTCGCTCCGGCGGCCTACCCGAACACCGTAA
- a CDS encoding Glu/Leu/Phe/Val family dehydrogenase has product MAQEANPFESLQEQIDDAATYLDVRDDVIERLKNPERVLETNLAVEMDDGDVELFRAYRSQFNGDRGPYKGGIRYHPNVSRDEVKALSGWMVYKCAVVDIPYGGGKGGIVIDPKAYSESELERITRSFAKELRPLVGESRDIPAPDVNTGQREMNWIKDTYETLENTTAPGVITGKALSNGGSEGRVEATGRSTMLTAREAFDYLGRDIEGATVAVQGYGNAGSIAARLVEDLGASVVAVSDSSGGIYDPDGLDTRAVKDFKNETGTVSDYEGTEAITNEELLTLDVDLLVPAALENAIDGELAHDVKADVIVEAANGPLTPDADDVLTEREIHVFPDILANAGGVTVSYFEWVQNRQRFYWTEQRVNDELERVIVDAFEELVDACESHDLPNFRTAAYVVAIRRVVDSYDSAGNWP; this is encoded by the coding sequence ATGGCACAAGAGGCGAATCCCTTCGAGAGTCTGCAGGAGCAAATCGACGACGCGGCCACCTACCTCGACGTGCGCGACGACGTTATCGAGCGGCTGAAGAACCCCGAGCGGGTCCTCGAAACGAACCTCGCCGTCGAGATGGACGACGGCGACGTGGAGCTGTTTCGCGCCTACCGCTCGCAGTTCAACGGCGACCGCGGCCCGTACAAAGGCGGGATTCGCTACCACCCGAACGTCAGCCGAGACGAGGTGAAGGCGCTTTCGGGCTGGATGGTGTACAAGTGCGCCGTCGTCGACATCCCCTACGGCGGCGGCAAGGGCGGTATCGTCATCGACCCCAAGGCGTACTCCGAATCCGAACTCGAGCGCATCACCCGGTCGTTCGCCAAAGAGCTTCGCCCCCTCGTCGGCGAGAGCCGCGACATCCCCGCGCCCGACGTGAACACCGGCCAGCGCGAGATGAACTGGATTAAGGACACCTACGAGACCCTCGAAAACACCACCGCGCCGGGCGTCATCACCGGCAAGGCGCTCTCGAACGGCGGGAGCGAGGGCCGCGTCGAGGCGACGGGCCGCTCGACGATGCTCACCGCCCGCGAGGCGTTCGACTACCTCGGCCGCGACATCGAGGGCGCGACCGTCGCCGTCCAGGGCTACGGGAACGCCGGCTCCATCGCCGCGAGGCTCGTCGAGGACCTCGGCGCGTCGGTCGTCGCCGTCTCCGACTCCTCCGGCGGCATCTACGACCCCGACGGCCTCGACACCCGCGCGGTCAAGGATTTCAAAAACGAGACGGGCACCGTCTCGGACTACGAGGGCACGGAGGCCATCACCAACGAAGAGCTGCTCACCCTCGACGTGGACCTGCTCGTCCCCGCCGCGCTGGAGAACGCCATCGACGGCGAACTCGCCCACGACGTGAAGGCGGACGTCATCGTCGAGGCCGCCAACGGCCCGCTCACGCCCGACGCCGACGACGTGCTCACCGAGCGCGAGATCCACGTCTTCCCCGACATCCTCGCCAACGCCGGCGGTGTCACCGTCTCGTACTTCGAGTGGGTCCAGAACCGCCAGCGGTTCTACTGGACCGAACAGCGCGTCAACGACGAACTGGAGCGCGTCATCGTCGACGCCTTCGAAGAGCTCGTCGACGCCTGCGAGAGCCACGACCTGCCGAACTTCCGCACCGCGGCCTACGTCGTCGCCATCCGCCGCGTCGTGGACTCCTACGACTCAGCCGGCAACTGGCCGTAG
- the gdhB gene encoding glutamate dehydrogenase GdhB, with the protein MASAAPSTATDDEPTEETALETARRQLERAAAHLDVDPGVIERLRHPNQVHRVSVPLERDDGSTAVYTGYRAQHDSVRGPYKGGLRFHPDVTEAECIGLSMWMTWKCAVMDLPFGGGKGGVVVDPKDLSTDEKERLTRRFAEELRPFIGPTKDIPAPDMGTDAQTMAWFMDAYSMQEGETKAGVVTGKPPVVGGSEGRDTAPGRSVAIIARETIDDLGWDIEDTTVAVQGFGSVGAPAARLLDDEGATVVAVSDVNGAIYDPDGLDTHDVPTHEEEPEAVMKYDAPRKLSNEELLELDVDVLIPAAVGNVLTAENADDVRADLVVEGANGPTTSAADEIFEARGILVVPDILANAGGVTVSYFEWLQDLNHRSWSLERVHDELETEMLRAWTAVRERVEEHDVTWRDAAYMVALERVSEAHEHRGLWP; encoded by the coding sequence ATGGCATCCGCAGCACCATCCACCGCGACGGACGACGAACCGACCGAAGAGACAGCCCTCGAGACGGCCCGCCGACAGCTCGAACGCGCGGCGGCGCACCTCGACGTCGACCCCGGCGTCATCGAGCGGCTCCGACACCCGAATCAGGTCCACCGCGTCTCGGTCCCCCTCGAACGCGACGACGGTTCGACCGCGGTCTACACCGGCTACCGCGCCCAACACGACAGCGTCCGCGGCCCCTACAAGGGCGGCCTCCGGTTCCATCCCGACGTGACCGAAGCCGAGTGCATCGGCCTTTCGATGTGGATGACGTGGAAGTGCGCCGTGATGGACCTCCCGTTCGGCGGCGGCAAAGGCGGCGTCGTCGTCGACCCCAAGGACCTCTCGACCGACGAGAAAGAGCGGCTCACCCGCCGGTTCGCAGAGGAACTTCGCCCCTTCATCGGTCCAACGAAAGACATCCCCGCGCCCGACATGGGCACCGACGCCCAGACGATGGCGTGGTTCATGGACGCCTACTCGATGCAAGAAGGCGAGACGAAGGCGGGCGTCGTGACGGGCAAACCCCCGGTCGTCGGCGGGAGCGAGGGCCGCGACACCGCGCCCGGCCGCTCCGTCGCCATCATCGCCCGCGAGACCATCGATGACCTCGGCTGGGACATCGAAGACACCACCGTCGCGGTACAGGGGTTCGGCTCGGTCGGCGCGCCCGCCGCGCGACTCCTCGACGACGAGGGCGCGACGGTCGTCGCCGTCTCCGACGTGAACGGGGCCATCTACGACCCCGACGGCCTCGACACGCACGACGTGCCGACCCACGAGGAGGAACCGGAAGCTGTCATGAAGTACGACGCGCCGCGGAAGCTCTCGAACGAGGAACTGCTCGAACTCGACGTGGACGTGCTCATCCCGGCCGCCGTCGGCAACGTCCTGACCGCCGAGAACGCCGACGACGTGCGGGCTGACCTCGTCGTCGAGGGCGCGAACGGGCCGACCACGTCGGCCGCGGACGAAATCTTCGAGGCGCGCGGGATTCTGGTCGTCCCCGACATCCTCGCCAACGCCGGCGGCGTCACCGTCTCGTACTTCGAGTGGTTGCAGGACCTCAACCACCGCTCGTGGTCGCTCGAACGCGTCCACGACGAACTGGAGACCGAGATGCTCCGCGCGTGGACCGCCGTCCGCGAGCGCGTCGAGGAACACGACGTGACGTGGCGCGACGCCGCCTACATGGTCGCGCTCGAACGCGTCTCCGAGGCCCACGAACACCGCGGCCTCTGGCCCTGA